The following coding sequences lie in one Arachis hypogaea cultivar Tifrunner chromosome 9, arahy.Tifrunner.gnm2.J5K5, whole genome shotgun sequence genomic window:
- the LOC112709069 gene encoding uncharacterized protein, with the protein MAQSKHIDKVLDSHNDETIANNRLRLKTSINAIQWLAFQACALRGGDESPGSLNRGNFIELIKLLASCNQNVNNVVLENSPGNAQYISPGVQKDKLHIFARKVCATIREEIGDSKFCIIIDEARDESKQEQMFMVLRFIDKHGCVQERFFDLIHISDTCSLTLKIEISSVLSRHNHDVQNLRGQGYDGASNMRGEWNGLQALFLKDCPFVYYIHCLAHRLQLALVSAAKELKVSQVNNIANLIANDHIVTGSGLNQIGTLQRVSNTRWGSHLNSVRSLLCMFDATCEVLEKKHRRGSFFHSW; encoded by the exons ATGGCTCAATCTAAGCATATAGACAAAGTTCTTGATAGTCATAATGATGAAACTATTGCAAATAACCGTTTAAGGTTAAAGACATCTATTAATGCTATTCAATGGCTTGCATTTCAAGCATGTGCATTAAGAGGCGGTGATGAAAGTCCTGGATCTTTGAATAGGGgaaattttattgagttaattaagCTTTTGGCTTCCTGTAATCAGAATGTTAATAATGTTGTCCTTGAAAATTCTCCTGGAAATGCTCAATATATATCTCCCGGTGTTCAAAAAGATAAATTACATATCTTTGCTAGAAAAGTCTGTGCAACAATTCGAGAAGAAATTGGTGattctaaattttgtataattattgatGAAGCAAGAGATGAGTCAAAGCAAGAACAAATGTTTATGGTTTTGAGATTTATAGACAAGCACGGTTGTGTTCAAGAAAGATTTTTTGATCTTATACATATTTCTGATACATGTTCTTTGACATTGAAAATAGAAATTTCATCAGTTCTTTCTCGTCATAATCATGATGTCCAAAATCTTAGGGGACAAGGGTACGATGGAGCTAGTAATATGCGTGGTGAatggaatggattgcaagctctaTTTTTGAAAGATTGCCCTTTTGTTTATTACATTCATTGTCTTGCTCATCGATTACAATTAGCACTTGTTTCTGCAGCCAAAGAA TTAAAGGTTTCTCAAGTAAATAATATTGCAAACTTAATTGCCAATGATCATATTGTGACAGGTAGTGGACTTAATCAAATTGGTACTTTGCAAAGAGTTAGCAATACTAGATGGGGGTCTCATTTGAATTCTGTACGTAGCTTGTTATGCATGTTTGATGCTACTTGTGAAGTTCTTGAAAAAAAGCACCGAAGAGGGTCATTTTTCCACTCGTGGTGA